From a region of the Triticum aestivum cultivar Chinese Spring chromosome 7D, IWGSC CS RefSeq v2.1, whole genome shotgun sequence genome:
- the LOC123166578 gene encoding uncharacterized protein yields the protein MDPPPVADPGQTKDKGVGSKGEMDLPVADPGPVRDEGELLQCPFCNSEAVYKLAQFLLPGLAAVCVDGTTGDLFRSPSDVAVDLRKEMVDSITQRSETFIADVEAEQNADNEMSDDPYEIVSIFMDDFSRTKRNIIGHVSGWLLSDSRDDKIDDFVQEMEMTRFWPLERREAIAEVLLRNVDIKTKFHCPEKYENEERLADHKAQCSFRPVTCPNEGCRTKVSVRCMQDHDATCLFKILQCEQNCEKRLLRRDMDRHCVTVCPMRPMKCPFGCDDSFSEHDLEEHCSESLQQHLLKVLQVIHKNNFTADELKETALRLEKSEDRGKLAKARDARSLTSIVKDLEAKKFQCSGVVSHVNLGG from the exons ATGGACCCTCCTCCAGTTGCCGATCCTGGACAAACCAAGGATAAAG GTGTTGGATCTAAGGGTGAAATGGATCTCCCAGTTGCCGATCCTGGACCGGTGAGGGATGAAGGTGAGCTTCTCCAGTGCCCGTTTTGCAATTCTGAAGCAGTGTACAAACTAGCACAATTCTTGCTCCCTGGTTTGGCTGCGGTCTGTGTCGACGGTACAACTGGTGATCTGTTCAGGAGCCCATCTGATGTTGCTGTTGACCTCAGAAAAGAAATGGTGGACAGCATTACACAAAGAAGTGAAACGTTCATAGCCGATGTTGAGGCGGAACAAAACGCTGACAATGAAATGTCGGATGACCCTTATGAGATCGTGTCaatattcatggatgatttcaGTCGCACGAAAAGGAATATCATTGGCCATGTCTCTGGGTGGTTGCTAAGTGACAGCCGTGATGATAAGATCGATGACTTTGTCCAAGAAATGGAGATGACCCGCTTCTGGCCATTAGAGAGGAGAGAAGCGATAGCCGAGGTCCTCCTCAGGAATGTGGACATTAAAACCAAGTTCCACTGCCCTGAGAAATATGAAAATGAGGAACGCCTTGCTGATCACAAAGCACAGTGTAGCTTCAGGCCTGTCACTTGCCCAAACGAGGGATGCCGAACAAAAGTCTCTGTTCGTTGCATGCAGGATCATGATGCAACTTGCCTTTTCAAGATCCTTCAGTGTGAGCAAAACTGTGAGAAACGGCTTCTGCGGCGTGATATGGATAGACATTGTGTCACTGTCTGCCCCATGAGGCCCATGAAGTGCCCTTTCGGGTGTGATGATTCGTTCAGTGAACACGACCTCGAGGAGCACTGTTCAGAGAGTCTCCAGCAACACTTGCTTAAGGTCCTTCAGGTGATTCACAAGAATAATTTTACAGCTGATGAGCTAAAGGAAACTGCTCTACGACTGGAGAAG TCTGAAGATCGTGGTAAACTGGCTAAAGCTCGGGATGCTAGATCTCTAACTAGTATTGTGAAGGATCTTGAAGCAAAGAAATTTCAATGTTCTGGTGTAGTATCTCATGTAAACCTTGGTGGTTGA
- the LOC123167341 gene encoding uncharacterized protein, with protein MDPPVADPGPTKDEGVGSKGEMDLPVANPGPVRDEGQLLQCPYCDSEAMHKLAQFLLPGLAAVCVDGTTGDLFRSPSVVAVDLRQEMVDYITQRSETFIADTLIESEVEQNADNQMPDDPYEVISIFMDDFSRTKRNIIGHVSGWLLSDSREDKIDDFVQEMDMTRFWPLERREGIAEVLLKNVDIKTKFHCPEKYENEERLADHKAQCSFRPVTCPNDGCRAKVSVRCMQDHDAACLFKILQCEQNCEKRLLRRDMDRHCVTVCPMRPMKCPFGCDSSFPEHNLEEHCSESLQQHLLKVLQVIHKKGFTADQLNDRALELEKSEDRGKLAKARDARSLTNIVKDLEAKKTPPS; from the exons ATGGACCCTCCAGTTGCCGATCCTGGACCAACCAAGGATGAAG GTGTTGGATCTAAGGGTGAAATGGATCTTCCAGTTGCCAATCCTGGACCAGTGAGGGATGAAGGTCAGCTTCTCCAGTGCCCGTATTGTGATTCCGAAGCAATGCACAAACTAGCGCAATTCTTGCTCCCTGGTTTGGCTGCGGTCTGTGTCGACGGTACGACGGGTGATCTGTTCAGGAGCCCGTCTGTTGTTGCTGTTGACCTCAGGCAAGAAATGGTGGACTACATTACACAAAGAAGTGAAACGTTCATAGCTGATACTCTCATTGAATCGGAGGTGGAACAAAACGCTGACAATCAAATGCCAGATGACCCTTATGAGGTCATATCAATCTTCATGGATGATTTCAGTCGCACGAAAAGGAACATCATTGGCCATGTCTCTGGGTGGTTGTTGAGCGACAGCCGCGAAGATAAGATCGATGATTTTGTCCAGGAAATGGATATGACCCGCTTCTGGCCACTAGAAAGGAGAGAAGGGATCGCCGAGGTCCTCCTCAAGAATGTGGACATTAAAACTAAGTTCCACTGCCCTGAGAAATATGAAAACGAGGAACGTCTTGCTGATCACAAGGCACAGTGTAGCTTCAGGCCTGTCACTTGCCCGAACGATGGATGCCGAGCGAAAGTTTCTGTCCGGTGCATGCAGGATCATGATGCAGCTTGTCTCTTCAAGATCCTTCAGTGTGAGCAGAACTGCGAGAAACGGCTTCTGAGGCGTGATATGGATAGACATTGCGTTACTGTCTGCCCCATGAGGCCCATGAAGTGCCCTTTCGGCTGTGATTCTTCGTTCCCTGAACATAACCTCGAGGAGCACTGTTCAGAGAGTCTCCAGCAGCACCTGCTTAAGGTCCTTCAGGTGATTCACAAAAAAGGTTTTACGGCCGATCAGCTGAACGACCGTGCTCTAGAGCTGGAGAAG TCTGAAGATCGTGGTAAACTGGCTAAAGCTCGGGATGCAAGATCTCTTACTAATATTGTGAAGGATCTTGAAGCAAAGAAGACACCACCAAGTTGA